Proteins encoded by one window of Acidipropionibacterium virtanenii:
- a CDS encoding acetyl/propionyl/methylcrotonyl-CoA carboxylase subunit alpha, which produces MGQTIHRVLVANRGEIAVRIIRAAADAGITSVAVYADSDADGLFVKLADEAYALNGITPAQTYLDIDKILDVARRAEVDAVHPGYGFLSENADFAQAVTDAGLIWIGPPAEAIRSLGDKVQARHIAQKVGAPLVPGTPDPVSGAEEVVEFAKEHGLPIAIKAAFGGGGRGLKVARTMDEVADLYESAVREAVTAFGRGECFVERYLDKPRHVETQCLADQYGTVQIISTRDCSLQRRHQKLVEEAPAPFLTPEQTERLYQSSKAILKEAGYVGAGTCEFLVGRDGTISFLEVNTRLQVEHPVSEEVSGTDLVRLMFHVAEGGRLDDADPVLRGHSIEFRINAEDPGRGFIPAPGTLTAWVPPTGPGVRVDEGYHTGMTVPGAFDSLIGKLIVTGSSRQQALERARRALDEMRVEGMPSVVAFHRVVVRDPAFTAEDGSFGVFTDWIETEFNNEIDAYTGELGNPEEIDPPHTVAVEVNGKRVEVRIPASLQAARTVPGSKPQRPRKRSHGGHRPAQPSGNTLASPMQGTIVKVEVVEGEQVNEGDLVVVLEAMKMEQPLTAHRSGVIRNLIADPGAAVASGEVVCEIVDAE; this is translated from the coding sequence GTGGGTCAGACCATCCACCGTGTGCTCGTCGCCAACCGTGGAGAGATCGCGGTTCGCATCATCCGGGCAGCGGCAGACGCCGGCATCACCAGCGTCGCCGTCTACGCGGACTCCGACGCCGACGGACTCTTCGTGAAACTCGCCGACGAGGCCTACGCCCTCAATGGCATCACCCCCGCGCAGACCTACCTCGATATCGACAAGATCCTCGACGTCGCACGCCGCGCCGAGGTCGATGCGGTGCATCCCGGCTACGGGTTCCTCTCCGAGAACGCCGACTTCGCCCAGGCCGTGACCGACGCCGGGCTGATCTGGATCGGCCCGCCCGCCGAGGCGATCCGCTCGCTGGGCGACAAGGTGCAGGCCCGTCATATCGCCCAGAAGGTGGGGGCCCCGCTGGTGCCGGGCACCCCCGACCCGGTGTCCGGGGCCGAGGAGGTCGTCGAGTTCGCGAAGGAGCACGGGCTGCCGATCGCCATCAAGGCCGCATTCGGAGGTGGCGGACGCGGGCTCAAAGTGGCACGGACCATGGATGAGGTCGCGGATCTCTATGAGTCCGCGGTGCGCGAGGCCGTCACCGCCTTCGGTCGCGGAGAGTGCTTCGTCGAGCGCTACCTCGACAAGCCCAGACACGTCGAGACCCAGTGCCTGGCCGACCAGTACGGCACCGTGCAGATCATCTCGACCCGCGACTGTTCCCTCCAGCGCCGTCACCAGAAGCTCGTCGAGGAGGCCCCGGCGCCATTCCTGACCCCCGAGCAGACCGAGCGCCTCTACCAGTCCTCCAAGGCCATTCTCAAAGAGGCCGGGTACGTCGGCGCCGGGACCTGCGAGTTCCTCGTCGGGCGCGACGGCACCATCAGCTTCCTCGAGGTGAACACCAGGCTCCAGGTCGAGCATCCCGTCTCCGAGGAGGTCTCGGGAACTGATCTGGTCCGGCTCATGTTCCACGTCGCCGAGGGTGGGCGCCTCGACGACGCCGACCCCGTGCTGCGCGGCCACTCCATCGAGTTCCGCATCAACGCCGAGGATCCGGGTCGCGGGTTCATCCCCGCACCGGGAACCCTCACCGCATGGGTGCCCCCCACCGGCCCCGGAGTCCGGGTCGATGAGGGCTATCACACGGGCATGACGGTGCCCGGCGCCTTCGACTCCCTGATCGGCAAGCTCATCGTCACCGGCAGCAGCCGCCAGCAGGCGCTCGAACGGGCCCGGCGGGCCCTCGACGAGATGCGCGTCGAGGGAATGCCCTCCGTGGTGGCCTTCCATCGCGTCGTGGTCCGCGACCCGGCGTTCACCGCTGAGGACGGCAGTTTCGGTGTCTTCACCGACTGGATCGAGACCGAGTTCAACAACGAGATCGACGCCTACACCGGCGAGCTCGGCAATCCCGAGGAGATCGATCCCCCGCACACCGTGGCCGTGGAGGTCAACGGGAAGAGGGTCGAGGTGCGCATCCCGGCCTCCCTCCAGGCGGCCCGCACCGTGCCCGGCAGTAAGCCGCAGCGACCCAGGAAGCGCTCTCACGGCGGTCACCGCCCCGCCCAGCCCAGCGGCAACACACTCGCATCGCCGATGCAGGGAACGATCGTCAAGGTGGAGGTCGTCGAGGGCGAGCAGGTCAACGAGGGCGACCTCGTCGTGGTCCTGGAGGCGATGAAGATGGAGCAGCCCCTCACCGCCCACCGGTCAGGAGTGATCCGCAACCTCATCGCCGACCCCGGGGCCGCGGTCGCCAGCGGTGAGGTGGTCTGCGAGATCGTCGACGCCGAGTAG
- a CDS encoding NUDIX hydrolase → MATPGFITDLREDIGHRELWLSGATATVVRDGAGEPGRGKGREVLLVRRSDNGAWTPVCGIVEPGELPSETVVREALEEARVRIEVVRMVRVCVSGPLEYPNGDRCRYLDHDFLCRWAGGEAGVGDDESTEVRWFPVGSLPEMSARHARRIEVALDSEGRDGVVMEHDPQ, encoded by the coding sequence ATGGCGACACCCGGATTCATCACCGACCTGCGCGAGGACATCGGGCACCGGGAGCTGTGGCTGTCGGGAGCCACGGCCACAGTGGTCCGCGACGGTGCGGGGGAGCCGGGCCGTGGCAAGGGCCGTGAGGTGCTCCTGGTGAGGCGCTCGGACAATGGTGCGTGGACGCCGGTGTGCGGCATCGTGGAACCGGGGGAGCTCCCCTCCGAGACGGTGGTGCGCGAGGCCCTTGAGGAGGCCCGGGTGCGGATCGAGGTGGTCCGCATGGTCCGGGTCTGCGTCTCCGGGCCTCTCGAGTACCCCAATGGCGATCGCTGCCGCTATCTGGACCACGACTTCCTGTGCCGCTGGGCCGGCGGCGAGGCGGGGGTCGGCGACGACGAGTCCACCGAGGTGCGGTGGTTCCCGGTCGGATCGCTTCCCGAGATGTCGGCTCGCCATGCCAGGAGGATCGAGGTGGCCCTGGACTCGGAAGGTCGCGACGGTGTCGTGATGGAGCATGATCCGCAGTGA
- a CDS encoding hydroxymethylpyrimidine/phosphomethylpyrimidine kinase — translation MTKIALAIAGSEASGGAGAQTDLKTFHQLGVFGCVSLTCIVSFDPAHDWAHRVVPIDPQVISDQIEAAVSVHGAVDAVKIGMLGSPATIEAVAEALSKYRFPKVIVDPVLICKGQEAGAALDTDNALREKVLPFADVVTPNLLETQILAGVGEITSVDQLKDAAKRIHDQGVPAVLAKAGTLLGTGTALDVFYDGDVLEVLEVPAIGQERVSGAGCTLAAAVTAEIAKGATPLAACRTAKNVVVSAIEHRMHGNAPFDCAYQGQYRA, via the coding sequence GTGACCAAGATTGCACTTGCCATCGCCGGATCGGAAGCCTCAGGTGGAGCCGGGGCGCAGACCGATCTCAAGACCTTCCACCAGCTCGGCGTGTTCGGCTGCGTCTCGCTGACCTGCATCGTCTCCTTCGATCCGGCCCATGACTGGGCCCACCGGGTCGTGCCGATCGATCCTCAGGTGATCTCCGACCAGATCGAGGCCGCGGTCTCGGTGCACGGCGCCGTCGACGCGGTGAAGATCGGCATGCTCGGCTCTCCCGCCACGATCGAGGCGGTCGCCGAGGCCCTGTCGAAGTACCGGTTCCCGAAGGTGATCGTCGACCCGGTCCTCATCTGCAAGGGGCAGGAGGCCGGCGCGGCCCTGGACACAGACAACGCTCTTCGGGAGAAGGTGCTGCCCTTCGCCGACGTGGTGACACCGAATCTCCTGGAGACCCAGATTCTTGCCGGGGTCGGCGAGATCACGTCCGTCGACCAGCTGAAGGACGCCGCGAAGCGGATCCACGACCAGGGCGTCCCCGCCGTGCTCGCGAAGGCCGGAACACTGCTCGGCACCGGCACTGCGCTGGACGTGTTCTACGACGGCGACGTCCTCGAGGTGCTCGAGGTACCGGCGATCGGCCAGGAGCGGGTCTCCGGCGCCGGCTGCACCCTCGCGGCGGCCGTCACCGCGGAGATCGCCAAGGGCGCCACCCCGCTGGCGGCCTGCCGCACCGCCAAGAATGTCGTCGTCTCGGCCATCGAGCACCGCATGCACGGCAATGCGCCCTTCGACTGCGCCTACCAGGGCCAGTACCGGGCCTGA
- a CDS encoding winged helix DNA-binding domain-containing protein — MAVTLSDPTTLSLLRMAGLGLAAGWSPDEGPRTTSALSPAEELAATVSRIGAVQSQNWRGALHTLAMRTPDRSLDTVRQAFDQGLLVRTWPMRGTLHTVASADLPWLLKATLPRMDRQTSRRRLELNIFEPVLEAVAETTHQELSRQSLTRTDLVARWQQEGLIGKMPGRAYHIFMTLCYRGMLALGPTDDTGEQLVVELDLPKLMADPYPVYIQRYFRSHGPATLDDLARWSGLTKSSLRSDTSKARTRGILASTPIGTHQLWHRPDLDEIPEEVLDSCREMILLSGFDELILGYRDRSCTISPEQEGLICPGGNGMFKHTIVENGHVVGTWRRGSAGHPVPEWFTDPTGPQLSAFERAGAQLPS; from the coding sequence ATGGCCGTCACACTGTCGGATCCGACCACCCTCTCCCTGCTCCGGATGGCGGGTCTCGGCCTCGCCGCCGGATGGTCTCCCGATGAGGGGCCGCGGACGACCTCGGCGCTCTCCCCGGCCGAGGAGCTGGCCGCCACCGTCTCCCGGATCGGCGCCGTCCAGTCGCAGAACTGGCGAGGAGCCCTCCACACCCTGGCGATGCGCACCCCGGACCGCAGCCTCGACACCGTCCGGCAGGCCTTCGACCAGGGCCTGCTGGTGCGCACCTGGCCGATGCGCGGAACCCTTCACACGGTGGCCTCCGCGGATCTGCCATGGCTGCTGAAGGCGACTCTGCCGAGGATGGACCGGCAGACCTCCAGGAGAAGGCTCGAGCTCAACATCTTCGAGCCGGTGCTCGAGGCCGTCGCCGAAACCACCCATCAGGAACTCTCCCGGCAATCACTCACCAGGACCGACCTCGTCGCCCGATGGCAACAGGAGGGCCTGATAGGGAAGATGCCGGGACGCGCCTACCACATCTTCATGACCCTCTGCTACCGCGGCATGCTCGCCCTGGGGCCCACTGATGACACGGGGGAACAGCTCGTGGTGGAGCTCGACCTGCCCAAGCTCATGGCAGACCCGTATCCCGTCTACATCCAGCGCTACTTCCGCAGCCATGGCCCGGCCACCCTGGACGACCTCGCCCGCTGGAGCGGCCTCACGAAATCCAGCCTGCGCTCCGACACGAGCAAGGCCAGAACTCGCGGGATCCTGGCCTCCACACCGATCGGCACCCACCAGCTGTGGCACCGACCCGATCTCGACGAGATTCCCGAGGAGGTCCTGGACAGCTGCCGCGAGATGATCCTGCTGTCGGGATTCGACGAACTCATCCTCGGATACCGGGACCGCTCATGCACGATCTCCCCCGAGCAGGAGGGCCTCATCTGCCCGGGAGGCAACGGCATGTTCAAGCACACCATCGTGGAGAACGGGCACGTCGTGGGCACCTGGCGGCGAGGCAGTGCCGGCCACCCGGTGCCCGAATGGTTCACGGACCCCACCGGGCCGCAGCTGAGCGCCTTCGAGCGGGCCGGCGCGCAGCTGCCGTCCTGA
- a CDS encoding SDR family oxidoreductase, whose product MTDPNLRHVLVTGASRGIGRAIAVELGVDHHILVGGTRAETVQEVVDALPSAEPFVCDLADEQSTTRAASRLSRLDALINCAGISAEGTTIAETRREEWRRVLEVDVIAVADLTRLVLPLLRASHGDVVMVNSGSGFSRPGPGGGVYAAAKYALRALTHALREEERGTVRVTSIHPGRVDTDMQVDLQARAGRPYTPSEHLRPESVAATVRAALEASSEAMIEELSVRPVFQT is encoded by the coding sequence ATGACAGACCCGAACCTCAGGCATGTGCTGGTGACCGGAGCCTCGCGCGGGATCGGCCGGGCGATCGCCGTCGAACTCGGAGTCGACCATCACATCCTGGTCGGAGGCACCCGGGCCGAGACCGTCCAGGAGGTGGTGGACGCGCTGCCGTCGGCGGAGCCCTTCGTCTGCGATCTCGCCGACGAGCAGTCCACCACCCGGGCCGCCTCCCGCCTGTCCCGCCTCGATGCACTCATCAACTGCGCCGGCATCAGCGCCGAGGGTACGACGATCGCCGAGACCCGGCGAGAGGAGTGGCGGCGGGTGCTCGAGGTGGACGTCATCGCCGTCGCCGATCTCACCCGCCTCGTGCTGCCGCTGCTGCGCGCCTCCCACGGCGACGTCGTGATGGTCAACTCCGGGTCCGGATTCAGCCGCCCCGGCCCGGGAGGCGGCGTCTACGCCGCCGCGAAGTACGCGCTTCGGGCCCTCACGCATGCGCTTCGGGAGGAGGAGCGCGGCACCGTCAGGGTGACCTCGATCCACCCCGGCCGGGTCGACACCGACATGCAGGTCGACCTGCAGGCCCGCGCCGGAAGGCCCTACACCCCCTCGGAGCACCTGCGTCCCGAATCGGTGGCCGCCACTGTCCGGGCGGCCCTGGAGGCCTCGTCGGAGGCCATGATCGAGGAACTGTCCGTGCGTCCGGTCTTCCAGACCTAG
- a CDS encoding arginine deiminase, whose translation MAHISCEVGSEVGRLRTVILHRPGNELRRLTPRNSDALLFDGLPWVDQAQRDHDIFAGLLADHGVEVLLLRDLLEQTLDDQQARSRAVNDVVTSRRLGEAVRVYLANRMADLSSERLAEILTCGLANGELAAFEPAAPRSLVTAMLSPEEFVIAPLPNLLFTRDSSVWVAGHPAVTSLAMPARRRETQLTELIYAYHPRFSGHAPCYGWRLESLEGGDVMHLAPGVVAVGVGERTTPAGAERLARTAFELDAARIVLAVPINQQRATMHLDTICTMVDTDAVVMYPPVADTLVAFAMTMEGDEMRVGPPRPFLDSAAEAMGIDRLRVIDTALDPVTAEREQWDDGNNTLALEPRVVVGYDRNVRTNARLQEAGVEVLTIPGSELGSGRGGPRCMSCPVLRDALAPAGGVPAAGSSGGAR comes from the coding sequence ATGGCACACATCAGCTGTGAGGTCGGCTCCGAGGTCGGCCGGCTGCGGACGGTCATCCTCCACAGGCCGGGCAACGAGTTGCGCCGCCTGACGCCGCGCAACTCCGACGCTCTGCTGTTCGACGGCCTGCCCTGGGTGGATCAGGCCCAGCGCGATCACGACATCTTCGCCGGGCTGCTGGCCGACCACGGCGTCGAGGTGCTGCTGCTGCGCGACCTGCTGGAGCAGACCCTCGACGATCAGCAGGCGCGGTCCCGGGCCGTCAACGACGTCGTCACCAGTCGTCGTCTGGGGGAGGCGGTGCGCGTCTATCTGGCCAACCGGATGGCGGACCTCTCGAGTGAGCGACTGGCCGAGATCCTCACCTGCGGCCTGGCCAACGGCGAGCTGGCGGCCTTCGAGCCGGCCGCTCCGCGGTCCCTGGTGACGGCGATGCTGAGTCCGGAGGAGTTCGTCATCGCCCCGCTGCCGAATCTGCTGTTCACGCGGGACTCCAGCGTGTGGGTGGCCGGCCACCCGGCGGTCACCTCATTGGCGATGCCTGCCAGACGCCGGGAGACCCAGCTGACCGAACTCATCTACGCCTACCACCCGCGCTTCTCCGGTCATGCTCCCTGCTACGGGTGGAGGTTGGAGAGTCTGGAAGGCGGCGACGTCATGCACCTGGCCCCGGGAGTGGTCGCGGTCGGCGTGGGGGAGCGCACGACCCCCGCAGGAGCAGAGAGACTCGCCCGTACCGCCTTCGAGCTGGATGCCGCGCGGATCGTGCTGGCGGTGCCCATCAACCAGCAGCGGGCCACCATGCATCTGGACACGATCTGCACGATGGTCGACACCGACGCGGTCGTGATGTATCCGCCGGTGGCCGACACCCTGGTGGCCTTCGCCATGACGATGGAGGGCGATGAGATGCGGGTCGGTCCGCCCAGGCCCTTTCTCGACTCGGCGGCCGAGGCGATGGGGATCGACCGGCTCCGGGTGATCGACACGGCTCTGGATCCGGTGACCGCGGAGCGGGAGCAGTGGGACGACGGCAACAACACGCTGGCCCTCGAGCCGAGAGTGGTGGTCGGGTACGACCGCAATGTGAGGACCAATGCGCGGCTGCAGGAGGCGGGCGTCGAGGTGCTGACCATCCCGGGCTCGGAACTGGGGTCTGGCCGCGGCGGGCCCAGGTGCATGTCCTGCCCGGTGCTGCGGGACGCGCTGGCCCCGGCAGGCGGCGTCCCGGCGGCCGGCTCGTCTGGAGGGGCCCGATGA
- a CDS encoding Maf family protein, which translates to MPSVPGRRATAYHVVLASRSPARLTSLQHAGIDPQVIVSGADESRVGGETAAELTSRLAELKGESVLARIRIDGPTVVLSCDSVLDLDGRILGKPHTEEAARQWWYRLRGRSGVLVTGHHVIVLDERSVRRATRVGSTTVTFADLTDDEIAAYAATGEPQRVAGAFTLDGLGGPFITRIVGDPHNVTGLSLPLLRQMLLDVDVAWEGLWRGSLRGSAE; encoded by the coding sequence ATGCCCTCGGTCCCCGGGCGACGCGCAACGGCCTACCACGTGGTGCTGGCCTCCCGGTCGCCCGCCCGGCTCACCAGCCTGCAGCACGCCGGGATCGATCCGCAGGTGATCGTCTCGGGAGCCGACGAGAGCCGCGTCGGGGGTGAGACCGCCGCCGAGCTCACCAGCCGGCTCGCCGAGCTCAAGGGGGAGTCCGTCCTCGCCAGGATCCGGATCGACGGCCCGACCGTCGTGCTGTCCTGCGACTCGGTGCTCGACCTCGACGGTCGCATCCTCGGCAAGCCGCACACCGAGGAGGCCGCCCGCCAGTGGTGGTACCGACTGCGCGGGCGCAGCGGAGTGCTGGTCACCGGGCACCATGTGATCGTGCTCGACGAGCGCTCGGTGCGCCGCGCCACCAGGGTCGGTTCCACCACCGTCACCTTCGCCGACCTCACCGACGACGAGATCGCCGCCTACGCCGCCACCGGCGAGCCCCAGCGGGTCGCCGGAGCATTCACCCTCGACGGGCTGGGCGGACCGTTCATCACCCGGATCGTCGGCGACCCGCACAATGTCACGGGACTGTCCCTCCCGCTGCTGCGCCAGATGCTCCTCGACGTGGACGTGGCCTGGGAGGGCCTGTGGAGAGGCTCCCTCAGGGGGTCCGCAGAGTGA
- a CDS encoding acyl-CoA carboxylase subunit epsilon: MQIAGGRLTDEELGALVAVLAAVTGPGPDPYVPEDRPLAFGWKSYWRTIREPFLPGQAAWRGSLRRY, encoded by the coding sequence ATCCAGATTGCCGGTGGCCGGCTCACCGACGAGGAGCTCGGCGCACTGGTGGCGGTGCTGGCCGCCGTCACCGGCCCGGGCCCCGATCCCTATGTGCCCGAGGACCGGCCCCTGGCCTTCGGCTGGAAGTCCTACTGGCGCACCATCCGCGAGCCCTTCCTGCCCGGCCAGGCCGCCTGGCGTGGATCGCTGCGGAGATACTGA
- a CDS encoding acyl-CoA carboxylase subunit beta translates to MEIDIHTTAGKIADLGRRIDEAVNAASPAAVEKQHAAGKMTARERVMALLDEGTFSELDEFARHRSNKFGMERRRPYTDGVVTGVGAIHGRPVCVFSQDVTIFGGSLGKVYGQKICKIIDFAVKTGCPLIGINEGGGARIQEGVSSLAMYGEIFRRNTRASGVIPQISIIMGAAAGGHVYSPALTDFVVMVDQTSQMFITGPAVVRQVTGEDVSLEELGGARTHSETSGNSHYLAADENDALEYVRDLISYLPQNNLEDPPVYDEGEADLTITDHDRELDTLIPDFPSQPYDMHEVIATVLDEDTFLEVHELFAPNVLCGFGRIEGRAIGIVANQPLVNAGTLDIDASAKAARFVRECDSFNIPVLTFVDTPGYLPGVQQEHRGIIRHGAKLIYAYGEATVPLLTVITRKAYGGAYIVMGSKTLGADINLAWPTAQIAVMGADGAVNILHRKDLAGAEDPQAMRDQLVDEYETTLANPYVAAEEGYVDQVIHPHETRETVIRMLRLLRSKREALPPKKHGNIPL, encoded by the coding sequence ATGGAGATCGACATCCACACCACGGCCGGGAAGATCGCCGACCTGGGGCGTCGCATCGACGAGGCGGTCAACGCCGCCTCACCCGCCGCTGTCGAGAAGCAGCACGCCGCGGGCAAGATGACCGCCCGGGAACGGGTCATGGCCCTGCTCGACGAGGGCACCTTCTCCGAACTCGACGAGTTCGCCAGGCATCGCTCGAACAAGTTCGGGATGGAACGCAGACGCCCCTACACCGACGGCGTGGTCACCGGCGTGGGGGCGATCCACGGCCGCCCGGTCTGCGTCTTCAGCCAGGACGTCACCATCTTCGGCGGCTCCCTGGGCAAGGTCTACGGCCAGAAGATCTGCAAGATCATCGACTTCGCCGTCAAGACCGGCTGCCCGCTGATCGGCATCAACGAGGGCGGCGGGGCGCGCATCCAGGAGGGCGTCTCCTCGCTGGCGATGTACGGCGAGATCTTCCGGCGCAACACCCGTGCCTCCGGGGTCATCCCTCAGATCTCGATCATCATGGGGGCCGCGGCGGGCGGGCACGTCTACTCGCCGGCGCTGACCGACTTCGTCGTCATGGTGGATCAGACCTCCCAGATGTTCATCACCGGCCCCGCCGTCGTCCGGCAGGTCACCGGCGAGGATGTCTCCCTGGAGGAGCTCGGCGGGGCCCGCACCCACTCCGAGACCTCCGGCAACTCGCACTACCTGGCGGCCGATGAGAACGACGCCCTCGAGTACGTCCGCGACCTCATCAGCTACCTGCCCCAGAACAACCTCGAGGACCCCCCGGTCTACGACGAGGGCGAGGCCGATCTCACCATCACGGACCACGACCGCGAGCTCGACACCCTCATCCCGGACTTCCCCAGCCAGCCCTACGACATGCACGAGGTGATCGCCACGGTGCTCGACGAGGACACCTTCCTGGAGGTCCACGAGCTCTTCGCGCCCAATGTGCTGTGCGGATTCGGGCGGATCGAGGGCCGGGCCATCGGCATCGTGGCGAACCAGCCGCTGGTCAACGCCGGCACCCTCGACATCGACGCCTCGGCGAAGGCCGCCCGCTTCGTGCGCGAGTGCGACTCCTTCAACATCCCGGTACTCACCTTCGTCGACACCCCCGGCTACCTGCCCGGCGTCCAGCAGGAGCACCGCGGCATCATCCGGCACGGCGCCAAGCTGATCTACGCCTACGGCGAGGCCACCGTCCCGCTGCTCACCGTGATCACCCGCAAGGCCTACGGCGGCGCCTACATCGTGATGGGCTCCAAGACCCTGGGCGCCGACATCAACCTGGCCTGGCCCACCGCCCAGATCGCCGTGATGGGGGCCGACGGCGCGGTCAACATCCTGCACCGCAAGGACCTCGCCGGTGCCGAGGATCCCCAGGCGATGCGCGACCAACTGGTCGACGAGTACGAGACCACCCTGGCCAACCCCTATGTGGCCGCCGAGGAGGGATACGTCGACCAGGTGATCCATCCTCATGAGACCCGCGAGACGGTCATCCGGATGCTGCGGCTGCTGAGATCCAAGCGCGAGGCGCTGCCGCCCAAGAAGCACGGGAACATTCCGCTGTGA
- a CDS encoding biotin--[acetyl-CoA-carboxylase] ligase yields the protein MAAWVRQGGTGFRVLVTDHQETGRGRFSRPWQDSPGTSALMSLLIPNDRPAADWGWLSMVAGLAVVRAVEEAGAQRGRVTLKWPNDVLVDAEGEHGGKLCGILSERVDGPEGPHAIIGIGLNASMGEQDLPVPTATSLALCGLPHDRARLVASIIRGVDELLGEWLADGTVRDAYRDRCDTIGSPVRLTFDPQTVGAGPRVVEGIGVDVAEDGSIVVESQGVRRSFAAADVQHLRPAG from the coding sequence CTGGCCGCGTGGGTGCGTCAGGGCGGCACGGGCTTCCGGGTCCTGGTGACAGATCACCAGGAGACCGGCCGGGGCCGTTTCTCGCGCCCCTGGCAGGATTCCCCGGGTACCTCGGCCCTGATGTCGCTGCTGATCCCGAACGACCGTCCGGCGGCGGACTGGGGGTGGTTGTCGATGGTCGCGGGTCTGGCCGTGGTGAGGGCCGTGGAGGAGGCCGGGGCGCAGCGGGGCCGGGTCACTCTGAAGTGGCCCAACGACGTGCTGGTCGACGCTGAGGGCGAACACGGCGGCAAGCTGTGCGGCATTCTCTCGGAGCGGGTCGACGGGCCGGAGGGTCCGCATGCGATCATCGGAATCGGCCTGAACGCCTCGATGGGCGAGCAGGACCTTCCGGTGCCGACGGCCACCTCCCTGGCGCTGTGCGGCCTGCCTCACGACCGGGCCCGTCTGGTCGCCTCGATCATCCGGGGGGTGGACGAGCTGCTGGGCGAGTGGCTGGCCGACGGCACGGTCCGTGACGCCTACCGCGACCGGTGCGACACCATCGGTTCGCCGGTGCGCCTCACCTTCGATCCGCAGACCGTGGGGGCCGGTCCGCGGGTGGTCGAGGGGATCGGGGTCGACGTCGCCGAGGACGGGTCGATCGTGGTGGAGTCGCAGGGGGTGCGCCGGTCCTTCGCGGCCGCCGACGTCCAGCACCTGCGTCCGGCCGGGTGA
- a CDS encoding peptidase E, which translates to MTTHILAMGGGGFSMSDRGAPTALDRYLLDLSGKRSPLVCFAPTAAADDPVYVNRFLTAYSELGVRTMVLTLWQGAAESVDRLSQADVVLSGGGSTANLVALWRAHGVDHVIRKMAGRDRDLVLGGVSAGAACWFAGSLTDAFGDLRPWRGGLGLLPGSFCPHFDGEPDRPPAYAQAIASGVLPGGYAVDDGAAVHFVEGEFAGAVAERDGAEVSRFTSSNSPTAAGVLRDQLAVEVL; encoded by the coding sequence ATGACCACCCACATCCTCGCGATGGGCGGCGGCGGCTTCTCGATGTCCGACCGTGGCGCCCCGACCGCTCTCGACCGCTATCTGCTGGACCTGTCGGGGAAGCGTTCGCCGCTGGTGTGCTTCGCGCCCACGGCGGCGGCCGACGATCCGGTCTATGTGAACCGGTTCCTGACGGCCTACTCGGAACTGGGGGTGCGCACCATGGTGCTGACTCTGTGGCAGGGAGCCGCCGAGTCCGTGGACCGGCTGTCCCAGGCAGACGTCGTGCTGTCGGGGGGAGGATCGACGGCCAACCTGGTGGCCCTGTGGCGGGCTCACGGCGTCGACCATGTGATCAGGAAGATGGCGGGCCGGGACCGCGACCTCGTGCTGGGAGGCGTCTCGGCGGGAGCGGCCTGCTGGTTCGCCGGATCGTTGACCGATGCCTTCGGAGACCTGCGTCCCTGGCGCGGTGGCCTCGGGCTGCTTCCCGGCTCCTTCTGCCCGCATTTCGACGGGGAACCGGATCGCCCGCCGGCCTACGCCCAGGCGATCGCCTCGGGAGTGCTGCCCGGCGGGTACGCGGTCGACGACGGGGCGGCGGTGCATTTCGTCGAGGGGGAGTTCGCCGGTGCGGTGGCCGAGCGCGATGGCGCGGAGGTGAGCCGGTTCACCAGCAGCAACTCGCCGACGGCGGCCGGGGTGCTGCGCGATCAGCTTGCGGTCGAGGTGCTCTGA
- a CDS encoding PH domain-containing protein, translated as MALSRRLLGPQEDELIHMRTHPKALVGPVLVLIVVVAGEGTALGLMPPDLGAWVPWAVVVLGAVLLVVGTVIPWLRWLTTTYTVTTRRIITRRGIFTRTGHDLPLTRINDVSYERSLLDRMLGCGTLVLTTAADAPVTLSDVPHVEQVHLEMNEVLFEDPPQSTSTAS; from the coding sequence ATGGCACTGTCCCGCAGACTGCTCGGCCCCCAGGAGGACGAGCTGATCCACATGCGCACCCACCCCAAGGCCCTCGTGGGCCCCGTTCTCGTGCTCATCGTCGTGGTGGCCGGAGAGGGAACGGCTCTGGGCCTGATGCCACCGGACCTCGGCGCCTGGGTCCCCTGGGCCGTGGTGGTCCTCGGCGCTGTCCTCCTGGTCGTCGGCACCGTCATCCCCTGGCTGAGATGGCTCACCACCACATACACCGTGACCACACGCAGGATCATCACCCGCCGCGGCATCTTCACCCGGACCGGCCACGATCTGCCACTCACCCGGATCAATGACGTCTCATATGAGCGGAGCCTGCTCGACCGCATGCTCGGCTGCGGCACCCTGGTGCTCACCACGGCCGCGGACGCCCCGGTGACCCTGTCCGACGTCCCCCACGTCGAACAGGTCCACCTGGAGATGAACGAGGTGCTGTTCGAAGACCCCCCTCAGAGCACCTCGACCGCAAGCTGA